Sequence from the Torulaspora globosa chromosome 4, complete sequence genome:
ATCAGCAAAGATGGTGAAGGTGAGTTTGGATAACGTGAAACTTTTGGTGGATATCGATAGAGAGCCGCAGTTCAGTCCTTCCACGACAACGGTGGCGGATATTTTGACCAAGGATGCGTTGGAGTTTGTGGTGCTGTTGCACCGGACGTTCAACGGGAGACGTAAGCAACTGTTGGAGAACAGGCAGGTGGtgcagaagaagctggattCCGGGTCGTACAAGCTGGATTTTTTGCCCGAGACGGCTGGGATCAGGGAGGATCCGACTTGGCAGGGCAACGTGTTGGCACCCGGATTGATCGACCGTTCGACGGAGATCACGGGTCCGCCATTGCGTAACATGCTGATCAACGCGCTGAACGCGGACGTGAACACGTACATGACCGACTTCGAGGACTCTGCGTCGCCTACGTGGAACAACATGATCTACGGGCAGGTGAACCTGTACGACGCGGTGCGCGACAAGATCGATTTCAACACGCCTCGCAAGCAGTACAAGCTGAGGGCGCCGATCGGTCAGTTGCCCACTCTGATTGTGAGACCGCGCGGATGGCACATGGTCGAGAAGCACCTGTATGTGGACGACGAGCCGATCAGTGCGTCGATCTTCGATTTCGGGCTGTATTTCTACCACAACGCGCGCcagctgatcaagatcgGCAAGGGCCCGTACTTCTACCTGCCCAAGATGGAACACCATTTGGAGGCCAAACTGTGGAACGACATCTTCAACGTGTCGCAGGACTACGTCGGACTGCCACGCGGCACAGTCAGGGCCACGGTGCTGATCGAAACGCTGCCTGCAGCGTTCCAGATGGAGGAGATCATCTACCAGCTCAGACAGCACTCGAGCGGGCTGAACTGCGGCCGTTGGGACTACATCTTCTCCACGATCAAGCGTCTCAGAAACCTGCCGGAGCACGTGCTGCCCAACCGGGACCAGGTCACCATGACGTCGCCCTTCATGAACGCGTACGTCAAGCGGCTCATCAACACATGCCACAGGCGCGGCGTGCACGCCATGGGCGGCATGGCCGCCCAGATCCCGATCAAGGACGACCCCGTCGCGAACGAGAAGGCGATGACCAAGGTGCGCAAGGACAAGATCCGCGAGCTGACCAACGGCCACGACGGCTCGTGGGTCGCGCACCCGGCGCTCGCCGCCATCTGCAACGAAGTGTTCGTCAACATGGGCACCCGCAACCAGATCCACTACGTCCCGGAAACAAAGGTCACCGCCCAGAACCTGCTGCACACCGCGATCGACGGCGGCCAGGTCACCACCGAGGGCATTGTGCAGAACCTCGACATCGGCCTCCAGTACATGGAGGCGTGGCTCAGAGGTTCTGGCTGCGTGCCCATCAACAACCTGATGGAGGACGCCGCCACCGCTGAAGTCTCGCGCTGTCAACTGCACCAGTGGGTGAAGCACGGCGTCACGCTCAGCGACACCGGCGAGCGCGTCACCCCGCAACTCACCGCCACGCTGCTCAACGAGCAGGTCCAGAAGCTCTCCGCCTCCAGCCCGCTCGGCTCCAAGAACAAGTTCGCGCTTGCGGCCAAGTACTTCCTGCCAGAGATCACTGGCGAGAAGTTCAGCGAG
This genomic interval carries:
- the MLS1 gene encoding malate synthase MLS1 (ancestral locus Anc_2.156); this translates as MVKVSLDNVKLLVDIDREPQFSPSTTTVADILTKDALEFVVLLHRTFNGRRKQLLENRQVVQKKLDSGSYKLDFLPETAGIREDPTWQGNVLAPGLIDRSTEITGPPLRNMLINALNADVNTYMTDFEDSASPTWNNMIYGQVNLYDAVRDKIDFNTPRKQYKLRAPIGQLPTLIVRPRGWHMVEKHLYVDDEPISASIFDFGLYFYHNARQLIKIGKGPYFYLPKMEHHLEAKLWNDIFNVSQDYVGLPRGTVRATVLIETLPAAFQMEEIIYQLRQHSSGLNCGRWDYIFSTIKRLRNLPEHVLPNRDQVTMTSPFMNAYVKRLINTCHRRGVHAMGGMAAQIPIKDDPVANEKAMTKVRKDKIRELTNGHDGSWVAHPALAAICNEVFVNMGTRNQIHYVPETKVTAQNLLHTAIDGGQVTTEGIVQNLDIGLQYMEAWLRGSGCVPINNLMEDAATAEVSRCQLHQWVKHGVTLSDTGERVTPQLTATLLNEQVQKLSASSPLGSKNKFALAAKYFLPEITGEKFSEFLTTLLYDEIVTVKDKPTDLSKL